In Desulfomonile tiedjei DSM 6799, a genomic segment contains:
- a CDS encoding circadian clock KaiB family protein gives MKKKEVKPRQIKETAHNTLREAANLAEQEEFVLRLYVAGNSSRSRSAVENLKKICSEHLEGRFKLEVIDIYQQPIFAKEGQIVAAPMLIKALPPPLRRLIGDLSSETRVLAGLDLHSSKE, from the coding sequence ATGAAGAAAAAAGAGGTTAAACCTCGACAGATCAAAGAAACAGCACACAATACATTGAGAGAAGCTGCCAATCTCGCTGAACAGGAAGAATTCGTGTTGCGCCTTTACGTTGCAGGAAATTCGTCCCGGTCTAGGAGTGCTGTCGAAAATTTGAAGAAGATTTGCAGTGAGCATTTGGAAGGGCGTTTCAAATTGGAAGTAATTGACATTTACCAGCAGCCGATTTTTGCCAAGGAAGGGCAGATCGTTGCCGCGCCCATGTTGATCAAGGCGTTGCCCCCTCCTTTAAGGCGGCTGATAGGCGATCTTTCAAGTGAAACAAGAGTTCTGGCAGGATTGGATCTACATTCATCGAAAGAATAG